CCTCCAGGCGTGATACGTCATGATATCAAGCGGATTTGTGACCACTATCAGTATGGCGTTCGGCGAGTATCTGGCAACCTGCTCGGCGACCGAGCCGACGATCTGGGCGTTCTGCGTCAGGAGGTCCTCCCTGCTCATTCCGGGTTTTCTGGGCCTACCGGATGTTACGACGACTATATCCGAGCCGGCTATCTCCTCATAGCTGTTCGTCCCCTTTATGCGCACGTCGAACCCTTCGATCGGGGATGCCTCGGCCATATCCAACGCCTTGCCCTGGGGCATATCGGGGATTATGTCGAGCATGAGGACATCACCAAGTTCCCTCTGGGCGATCATCAACGCGGCGGTCGCGCCGACATTACCGGCACCTATTATACTGATCTTATGTCTCATCGCTTAACTCCAATGTCAGGTTTATGGCTTAAAGAGGAATCGCCACGATTTTCATCCCTTCATGGCATCAGCTAATCCATGTTTTCGATTATAGCCGATGCGAACTGGGATGTTGAAAGTTTCGTCGCTCCCTCCATGAGCCTATGCAGGTCGTACGTGACCCTTTTCTGCCTGAAGGTACGTTCCATCCCCTCAACTATCAGCTCTGCCGCCTCGATCCATCCGATATGCTCCAGCATCATCACGGAGGATAGGATCAAAGAGCTCGGGTTGACCACGTCCATTCCGGCATATTTCGGAGCGGTGCCGTGGGTGGCCTCAAACAGGGCGACCCTGTCGCCTATGTTACCTCCAGGCGCCATCCCCACCCCTCCCACGCAGGCGGCGCAGGCGTCGGAGAGGTAATCTCCGTTCAGATTTGGAGTGATGATCACGTCAAACTCCTCCGTGCGGGTGAGGATATGTTGGAACATGATGTCGGCCATTCTATCCTTGATCACTACTCTCCCCTCGGGGATGGCGTCACCCAGCTCCGCCTCGGCAACCGTCAGGTTGCCGAACTCCTCCTCAGCCACCTCATAGCACCAGCTTCTAAAAGCCCCCTCGGTGTATTTCATGATGTTGCCCTTATGGACAATGGTGATGCTTTTTCGCCCGCGTGCTAGGGCATACTTCAAAGCCATACGCATCAGCCTCTTGGTGGCGAACTCGCTTATCGGCTTGATTCCCACCCCTGAATCCTCCCTCACATCAACTCCGAAGTTCTCCATGAGGAACCGTATCACCCGCAACGCCTCATCCGATCGGCTTTCCCACTCGATGCCGGCGTAGACGTCCTCCGTGTTCTCGCGGAAGATGACCACATCCATCCTCTCGGGATGTTTGATCGGTGAGGGAACACCCTCGAAATATCTGACCGGTCTGACGCAGGCGTAGAGGTCGAGCTTCTGACGCAGCGTGACGTTGAGGCTTCTGTATCCCCCTCCGACAGGCGTGGTCAGAGGGCCTTTTATGGCCACGCCGTAATGGGATATCGCGTCGAACGTATCCTGAGGTAGCCACTCGTCGAAAAGCCTTTTTGCCTTTTCGCCTGCGAATATCTCGAACCAGATGATCCTCCTCCTGCCGCCATAGGCCTTATCCACGGCGGCATCTACGACCCGCCTCATCGCTCGCGTTATGTCCGGGCCTATCCCGTCGCCCTCTATGAAGGGGATTATCGGATCGTCGGGAACGTTCAGCCCTTCCTCCGTCACCTCGATTCTGGCCCCTTGTTGCGGGGGGGTGATCCTCCGGAACTCCATATCGATCACTCCTCAAACAGCTCCGGCAGATATCTTCTGACGAGCTCCATCATCTCCTGATCGGAGATGCTTGTGGTTCTCCCCTCCTCATACTCCCGACTGACCCATTCGAAGATCTTCATCACGCCCGGATGTCGTTTGTCCATCTTGGTCTTGAAGTTGGAGCTGATCCAATGGGCTATTCCGGCGAGACCGGATTTATCGGTGATGCTGACGCCCAAGGGTCTGTTGAGGATTTTAGCGGTATCGAAGATGTTATATATCTCCTCATTTTTCAATATACCATCGGCGTGAATGCCCGCCCGGGTGACGTTGAAGTTTTTGCCGACGAAGGGATAATTCTCCGGTATTCTATCTCCGATGACCTCCTCGTAATATCTGGCGATCTCAGTTATGACGGTGGTGTCTATTCCGAAGGTCTCGCCCTTAAGTCCGATGAAGCTGAAGATCAGCCCTTCGATGGGCGGGTTTCCGGTTCTCTCCCCGAAACCAAGTATCGTTCCATTAGCGCTGCTGCAGCCGTAAAGCCACGCGGCGACGGCGTTTGCGATGACGAGATGGAAATCATTATGCCCATGCCATTCCAACCTTTCAGATGGCACCCCACATTCGGTTTTAAGCGCATGGATGATCTTGGGCACGCTTCTGGGCAATGCCGCCTCAGCCCATGGCACGCCGTATCCCAGCGTATCACATGCCCGAATCTTTATGGGAACGCCGCTATCGTCGGCTATATCCATAAGGGACTGAACGAACGGCACTACAAATCCGTAGAAATCCGCCCTTGTGATGTCCTCAAGATGGCATCTGGGTTTAACGCCCGCTTCGATGGCCGTTCTGACCACGTCCAGATAGTCCGCCATCGCTTCCTTTCTCGTTTTCCTCAGCTTGAGAAATATATGATAATCCGATACCGATGTGAGTATTCCGGTTTCCTTAAGGCCCATATCCTTGACCAGCTGAAAATCCTTCTTGTTTGCCCTGATCCAACCGGTGATTTCGGGGAATCTGTATCCGAGTTCCAGGCATCTTTCAACGGCCATCCTCTCCTGCTTTCGATAGAGGAAGAACTCGCTCTGCCGTATCACGCCGTTCGGCCCGCCGAGGCGATGAAGCATCTTGAAGATATCCACCACCTGCTCGACCGTATAGGGAGGTCTGGCCTGCTGTCCATCTCGAAAGGTGGTATCAGTTATGAAGAAGTCGTCAGGGAGGTCCATGGGAACGGTGAGGCCGTCAAAGACGATTCTGGGCGGCTCCTCATATGGGAAAATCTCCCTCAGCAGCTCGGGTTCCTGGGCATCCACCATCTGAAACGTCCTCCGCCTGGG
This genomic interval from Candidatus Poribacteria bacterium contains the following:
- a CDS encoding 2-isopropylmalate synthase, whose translation is MLRRDKRSNLLKPRRRTFQMVDAQEPELLREIFPYEEPPRIVFDGLTVPMDLPDDFFITDTTFRDGQQARPPYTVEQVVDIFKMLHRLGGPNGVIRQSEFFLYRKQERMAVERCLELGYRFPEITGWIRANKKDFQLVKDMGLKETGILTSVSDYHIFLKLRKTRKEAMADYLDVVRTAIEAGVKPRCHLEDITRADFYGFVVPFVQSLMDIADDSGVPIKIRACDTLGYGVPWAEAALPRSVPKIIHALKTECGVPSERLEWHGHNDFHLVIANAVAAWLYGCSSANGTILGFGERTGNPPIEGLIFSFIGLKGETFGIDTTVITEIARYYEEVIGDRIPENYPFVGKNFNVTRAGIHADGILKNEEIYNIFDTAKILNRPLGVSITDKSGLAGIAHWISSNFKTKMDKRHPGVMKIFEWVSREYEEGRTTSISDQEMMELVRRYLPELFEE
- the icd gene encoding isocitrate dehydrogenase (NADP(+)), producing MEFRRITPPQQGARIEVTEEGLNVPDDPIIPFIEGDGIGPDITRAMRRVVDAAVDKAYGGRRRIIWFEIFAGEKAKRLFDEWLPQDTFDAISHYGVAIKGPLTTPVGGGYRSLNVTLRQKLDLYACVRPVRYFEGVPSPIKHPERMDVVIFRENTEDVYAGIEWESRSDEALRVIRFLMENFGVDVREDSGVGIKPISEFATKRLMRMALKYALARGRKSITIVHKGNIMKYTEGAFRSWCYEVAEEEFGNLTVAEAELGDAIPEGRVVIKDRMADIMFQHILTRTEEFDVIITPNLNGDYLSDACAACVGGVGMAPGGNIGDRVALFEATHGTAPKYAGMDVVNPSSLILSSVMMLEHIGWIEAAELIVEGMERTFRQKRVTYDLHRLMEGATKLSTSQFASAIIENMD